A stretch of the Vigna radiata var. radiata cultivar VC1973A chromosome 7, Vradiata_ver6, whole genome shotgun sequence genome encodes the following:
- the LOC106768963 gene encoding U6 small nuclear RNA (adenine-(43)-N(6))-methyltransferase-like isoform X2, protein MGGSKKRKRNKQQQESNDIVYSESQPDFAHLAILYPSFQSFVQPSPPHMRLTIDWTDFNATRELTRILLHHRHTLTWWIPDGQLCPTVPNRSNYIHWLEHLLSSNIIPGTISSDSKVRGFDIGTGASCIYPLLGASLHGWSFVGSDVTDVAIEWAEKNVSSNPHISNLIEIRRVQDNNAPPCVEVEDLVNSDQIALCKKTDMEVAPLPLDLHACENKSYRGPPILVGVVRDDEKFDFCMCNPPFFESLEEAGLNPKTACGGTSREMVCPGGERAFITRIIEDSTQLKQHFRWFTSMVGKKSNLKYLVSKLWGVGVSIVKTTEFVQGRTYRWGLAWSFLPPVQKSSISLSNKKNTSFTLEGLQRQHGAINVLESVKSHFSSYGLSCSLNTSSFTVDVFQQIPGTLLVKGSLQDKHSPLSGAFSVIFQKLEEALRSKFCTKSL, encoded by the exons ATGGGTGGGagcaagaaaaggaagagaaacaAACAGCAACAAGAAAGCAATGACATTGTATATTCAGAAAGCCAACCAGACTTTGCTCATTTGGCAATTCTCTACCCTTCCTTCCAGTCATTCGTCCAACCCTCACCTCCTCACATGCGCCTCACCATTGATTGGACTGACTTCAACGCCACACGTGAACTCACACGGATCTTGCTCCATCATCGTCACACTTTGACTTG GTGGATTCCTGATGGACAACTCTGTCCCACTGTGCCCAACCGCTCCAATTACATTCACTGGCTTGAACATCTTCTTTCATCTAACATCATTCCTGGGACCATTTCAAGTGATTCCAAGGTCAGGGGATTCGACATAGGAACGGGAGCTAGTTGCATTTACCCTCTTCTTGGTGCTTCCCTCCATGGCTGGAGTTTTGTTGGATCAG ATGTGACTGATGTTGCAATTGAGTGGGCAGAAAAAAATGTTAGTAGTAATCCACATATTTCTAATCTGATTGAAATCAGAAGGGTTCAAGACAATAATGCTCCTCCCTGTGTGGAAGTTGAAGATTTAGTGAACAGTGACCAGATAGCTTTGTGCAAGAAAACTGATATGGAGGTAGCTCCTTTGCCTCTTGATTTGCATGCCTGTGAGAATAAGAGTTATCGTGGACCTCCCATACTTGTTGGTGTGGTCAGGGATGATGAGAAGTTTGATTTTTGTATGTGCAATCCACCATTTTTTGAAAGTTTGGAGGAAGCTGGACTCAATCCCAAAACGGCTTGTGGTGGAACTTCTCGTGAAATGGTTTGTCCTGGTGGTGAAAGGGCCTTCATTACTCGTATCATTGAAGATAGTACACAATTGAAACAGCATTTTCg GTGGTTCACTTCAATGGTTGGTAAAAAGTCAAATCTTAAGTACCTCGTATCAAAACTTTGGGGGGTTGGTGTTTCCATAGTGAAGACAACTGAATTTGTTCAAGGCAGGACATACCGGTGGGGGCTTGCTTGGTCTTTCTTGCCACCCGTGCAGAAGTCATCAATTTCTTTATCCAATAAAAAGAACACATCCTTCACGCTTGAG GGTCTTCAACGCCAACATGGTGCCATTAATGTGTTGGAAAGTGTTAAGTCTCACTTTTCTTCATATGGTCTATCCTGTTCATTGAATACCTCCTCTTTCACAGTGGAT GTTTTTCAGCAAATCCCTGGGACACTATTGGTAAAAGGTTCGTTACAAGACAAGCATAGCCCGTTATCAG GAGCATTCTCTGTGATTTTCCAAAAATTAGAGGAAGCTTTGCGGAGTAAATTTTGTACTAAATCACTGtag
- the LOC111242139 gene encoding uncharacterized protein LOC111242139, whose translation MGQFDLLRLHHLLYFKEFFGLVDPVQRVESSTGRTPTSIGVFGAHTHHPHQLLDVFVHRNRVLTIRRCSAFSSFTTNSICFHRPLTTFILPSIFLVLTRRVIRQFLHPTGRTNLLGIRKGNWAAEKSKTWADTVAATFGLLGHS comes from the exons ATGGGCCAATTCGATCTTCTCCGCCTCCACCACCTTCTGTATTTCAAAGAATTTTTCGGTCTGGTTGATCCGGTTCAGAGGGTCGAGTCCTCCACAGGTAG AACCCCGACTTCCATCGGCGTGTTTGGTGCGCACACCCATCATCCGCATCAATTATTGGATGTCTTTGTGCATCGCAATAGAGTCTTGACAATTCGACGTTGTTCCGCCTTCAGCTCATTTACAACCAACTCAATATGCTTCCATCGTCCCTTGACTACGTTCATTCTTCCCTCCATTTTTTTGGTTCTCACCCGAAGAGTAATCCGGCAATTTCTTCATCCGACAGGTCGGACCAATTTGTTAGGAATCCGG aaAGGAAATTGGGCCGCTGAGAAAAGCAAGACTTGGGCTGACACTGTTGCTGCCACATTTGGATTATTAGGCCATTCATAA
- the LOC106768963 gene encoding U6 small nuclear RNA (adenine-(43)-N(6))-methyltransferase-like isoform X3: protein MGGSKKRKRNKQQQESNDIVYSESQPDFAHLAILYPSFQSFVQPSPPHMRLTIDWTDFNATRELTRILLHHRHTLTWWIPDGQLCPTVPNRSNYIHWLEHLLSSNIIPGTISSDSKVRGFDIGTGASCIYPLLGASLHGWSFVGSDVTDVAIEWAEKNVSSNPHISNLIEIRRVQDNNAPPCVEVEDLVNSDQIALCKKTDMEVAPLPLDLHACENKSYRGPPILVGVVRDDEKFDFCMCNPPFFESLEEAGLNPKTACGGTSREMVCPGGERAFITRIIEDSTQLKQHFRWFTSMVGKKSNLKYLVSKLWGVGVSIVKTTEFVQGRTYRWGLAWSFLPPVQKSSISLSNKKNTSFTLEVFQQIPGTLLVKGSLQDKHSPLSGAFSVIFQKLEEALRSKFCTKSL, encoded by the exons ATGGGTGGGagcaagaaaaggaagagaaacaAACAGCAACAAGAAAGCAATGACATTGTATATTCAGAAAGCCAACCAGACTTTGCTCATTTGGCAATTCTCTACCCTTCCTTCCAGTCATTCGTCCAACCCTCACCTCCTCACATGCGCCTCACCATTGATTGGACTGACTTCAACGCCACACGTGAACTCACACGGATCTTGCTCCATCATCGTCACACTTTGACTTG GTGGATTCCTGATGGACAACTCTGTCCCACTGTGCCCAACCGCTCCAATTACATTCACTGGCTTGAACATCTTCTTTCATCTAACATCATTCCTGGGACCATTTCAAGTGATTCCAAGGTCAGGGGATTCGACATAGGAACGGGAGCTAGTTGCATTTACCCTCTTCTTGGTGCTTCCCTCCATGGCTGGAGTTTTGTTGGATCAG ATGTGACTGATGTTGCAATTGAGTGGGCAGAAAAAAATGTTAGTAGTAATCCACATATTTCTAATCTGATTGAAATCAGAAGGGTTCAAGACAATAATGCTCCTCCCTGTGTGGAAGTTGAAGATTTAGTGAACAGTGACCAGATAGCTTTGTGCAAGAAAACTGATATGGAGGTAGCTCCTTTGCCTCTTGATTTGCATGCCTGTGAGAATAAGAGTTATCGTGGACCTCCCATACTTGTTGGTGTGGTCAGGGATGATGAGAAGTTTGATTTTTGTATGTGCAATCCACCATTTTTTGAAAGTTTGGAGGAAGCTGGACTCAATCCCAAAACGGCTTGTGGTGGAACTTCTCGTGAAATGGTTTGTCCTGGTGGTGAAAGGGCCTTCATTACTCGTATCATTGAAGATAGTACACAATTGAAACAGCATTTTCg GTGGTTCACTTCAATGGTTGGTAAAAAGTCAAATCTTAAGTACCTCGTATCAAAACTTTGGGGGGTTGGTGTTTCCATAGTGAAGACAACTGAATTTGTTCAAGGCAGGACATACCGGTGGGGGCTTGCTTGGTCTTTCTTGCCACCCGTGCAGAAGTCATCAATTTCTTTATCCAATAAAAAGAACACATCCTTCACGCTTGAG GTTTTTCAGCAAATCCCTGGGACACTATTGGTAAAAGGTTCGTTACAAGACAAGCATAGCCCGTTATCAG GAGCATTCTCTGTGATTTTCCAAAAATTAGAGGAAGCTTTGCGGAGTAAATTTTGTACTAAATCACTGtag
- the LOC106768963 gene encoding U6 small nuclear RNA (adenine-(43)-N(6))-methyltransferase-like isoform X1, with translation MGGSKKRKRNKQQQESNDIVYSESQPDFAHLAILYPSFQSFVQPSPPHMRLTIDWTDFNATRELTRILLHHRHTLTWWIPDGQLCPTVPNRSNYIHWLEHLLSSNIIPGTISSDSKVRGFDIGTGASCIYPLLGASLHGWSFVGSDVTDVAIEWAEKNVSSNPHISNLIEIRRVQDNNAPPCVEVEDLVNSDQIALCKKTDMEVAPLPLDLHACENKSYRGPPILVGVVRDDEKFDFCMCNPPFFESLEEAGLNPKTACGGTSREMVCPGGERAFITRIIEDSTQLKQHFRWFTSMVGKKSNLKYLVSKLWGVGVSIVKTTEFVQGRTYRWGLAWSFLPPVQKSSISLSNKKNTSFTLEGLQRQHGAINVLESVKSHFSSYGLSCSLNTSSFTVDVAVTKDDCDSILRNELTIFNDSTDCQPTRETSNESSLNFSLERLCFRISVFQQIPGTLLVKGSLQDKHSPLSGAFSVIFQKLEEALRSKFCTKSL, from the exons ATGGGTGGGagcaagaaaaggaagagaaacaAACAGCAACAAGAAAGCAATGACATTGTATATTCAGAAAGCCAACCAGACTTTGCTCATTTGGCAATTCTCTACCCTTCCTTCCAGTCATTCGTCCAACCCTCACCTCCTCACATGCGCCTCACCATTGATTGGACTGACTTCAACGCCACACGTGAACTCACACGGATCTTGCTCCATCATCGTCACACTTTGACTTG GTGGATTCCTGATGGACAACTCTGTCCCACTGTGCCCAACCGCTCCAATTACATTCACTGGCTTGAACATCTTCTTTCATCTAACATCATTCCTGGGACCATTTCAAGTGATTCCAAGGTCAGGGGATTCGACATAGGAACGGGAGCTAGTTGCATTTACCCTCTTCTTGGTGCTTCCCTCCATGGCTGGAGTTTTGTTGGATCAG ATGTGACTGATGTTGCAATTGAGTGGGCAGAAAAAAATGTTAGTAGTAATCCACATATTTCTAATCTGATTGAAATCAGAAGGGTTCAAGACAATAATGCTCCTCCCTGTGTGGAAGTTGAAGATTTAGTGAACAGTGACCAGATAGCTTTGTGCAAGAAAACTGATATGGAGGTAGCTCCTTTGCCTCTTGATTTGCATGCCTGTGAGAATAAGAGTTATCGTGGACCTCCCATACTTGTTGGTGTGGTCAGGGATGATGAGAAGTTTGATTTTTGTATGTGCAATCCACCATTTTTTGAAAGTTTGGAGGAAGCTGGACTCAATCCCAAAACGGCTTGTGGTGGAACTTCTCGTGAAATGGTTTGTCCTGGTGGTGAAAGGGCCTTCATTACTCGTATCATTGAAGATAGTACACAATTGAAACAGCATTTTCg GTGGTTCACTTCAATGGTTGGTAAAAAGTCAAATCTTAAGTACCTCGTATCAAAACTTTGGGGGGTTGGTGTTTCCATAGTGAAGACAACTGAATTTGTTCAAGGCAGGACATACCGGTGGGGGCTTGCTTGGTCTTTCTTGCCACCCGTGCAGAAGTCATCAATTTCTTTATCCAATAAAAAGAACACATCCTTCACGCTTGAG GGTCTTCAACGCCAACATGGTGCCATTAATGTGTTGGAAAGTGTTAAGTCTCACTTTTCTTCATATGGTCTATCCTGTTCATTGAATACCTCCTCTTTCACAGTGGAT GTTGCAGTAACAAAAGATGATTGTGATTCAATCTTGAGGAATGAATTAACAATTTTCAATGATTCCACTGATTGCCAACCTACAAGAGAGACATCTAATGAATCTagtttgaatttttctcttgAGAGATTATGCTTTCGTATATCA GTTTTTCAGCAAATCCCTGGGACACTATTGGTAAAAGGTTCGTTACAAGACAAGCATAGCCCGTTATCAG GAGCATTCTCTGTGATTTTCCAAAAATTAGAGGAAGCTTTGCGGAGTAAATTTTGTACTAAATCACTGtag